From Rutidosis leptorrhynchoides isolate AG116_Rl617_1_P2 chromosome 3, CSIRO_AGI_Rlap_v1, whole genome shotgun sequence, a single genomic window includes:
- the LOC139900584 gene encoding oxygen-evolving enhancer protein 1, chloroplastic yields the protein MAASLQAAATFMQPTKVGVSNRLHLKSSQTLCRAFGVEPANARVTCSLQSDLKDFTQKFTDAAKIAGFALATSALVVSGAGAETKRLTFDEIQSKTYMEVKGTGTANQCPTIDGGVDGFAVKPGKYNAKKFCLEPTSFTVKAEGVSKNSAPDFQKTKLMTRLTYTLDEIEGPLEVSSDGSIKFEEKDGIDYAAVTVQLPGGERVPFLFTIKQLVASGKPESFGGEFLVPSYRGSSFLDPKGRGGSTGYDNAVALPAGGRGDEEELAKENQKNVAASVGKITLSVTSSKPDTGELIGVFESIQPSDTDLGAKVPKDVKIQGVWYAQLE from the exons ATGGCAGCCTCATTACAAGCAGCTGCTACTTTCATGCAACCAACCAAAGTTGGTGTTTCAAACAGGTTGCACCTCAAATCTTCTCAGACCCTTTGCAGGGCTTTCGGTGTCGAACCAGCTAATGCCAGAGTCACCTGTTCTCTACAATCTGATCTCAAAGACTTCACCCAAAAGTTTACTGATGCAGCCAAGATTGCCGGTTTCGCTCTTGCAACTTCCGCCCTTGTTGTTTCG GGAGCAGGTGCTGAAACAAAAAGGCTAACTTTTGATGAGATCCAAAGTAAGACATACATGGAAGTCAAAGGAACCGGTACAGCTAACCAGTGTCCAACCATTGACGGTGGAGTCGATGGCTTTGCGGTTAAACCCGGCAAATACAACGCCAAAAAGTTCTGCTTAGAACCCACATCATTCACAGTCAAAGCAGAGGGTGTAAGCAAAAACTCAGCACCCGACTTCCAAAAAACCAAACTCATGACCCGTTTAACCTACACCCTTGACGAAATCGAGGGCCCGTTGGAAGTATCTTCTGACGGTAGCATCAAGTTCGAAGAAAAAGACGGTATCGATTACGCTGCAGTGACTGTTCAGCTCCCGGGAGGTGAACGGGTCCCGTTCTTGTTTACCATCAAACAGCTTGTTGCATCCGGTAAACCCGAGAGCTTTGGTGGGGAATTTTTAGTGCCATCATACAGAGGATCTTCGTTCCTTGACCCAAAGGGTAGAGGTGGGTCCACCGGTTACGACAATGCGGTTGCTTTGCCAGCTGGCGGTAGGGGAGATGAAGAGGAGCTTGCTAAGGAAAATCAAAAGAACGTTGCGGCTTCAGTTGGGAAAATAACGTTGAGTGTGACATCAAGCAAGCCCGATACGGGTGAGTTGATCGGTGTGTTTGAGAGTATTCAGCCATCTGATACTGATTTGGGGGCTAAGGTTCCTAAAGATGTGAAAATTCAAGGTGTTTGGTATGCACAATTGGAGTGA